The region CTTTGCTTTAGGTGCTGCTATTGCTGGAGCTGCTGGTTCAATCTTTGCAGTTCAGTATTCAGCTGTTTCACCTGAGTCATTTAACTTTATGCAATCAGTTATGTTCTTTGCAATTGTACTAGTTGGTGGTTCAGCATCACTTCCTGGTGTAATTATAGGAACGTTTGTGATGTTTGTATTACCTGAATTATTTACAGAGTTTAAAGAATCTAGATACCTAATTTTTGGTGCAGCAATGGTTCTTACAATGGTTCTTAGACCAAATGGTGTATGGCCAGCAACTTTTGGAAATATTCCAAAGTTTTTAAGACCAAAAGAAGGAGCTAAATAATGAAATATGTTTTAGAAATAGAAAATGTATCTAAATTTTTTCATGGTTTAGTTGCAATTGATGATTTAACTATAAAAGTTAAACCTGGTCAAATTTATGGAATTATTGGTCCAAATGGTGCAGGTAAAACTACACTATTTAACTGTGTAACTGGTATTTATACTCCTGAAGAGGGGAAAATCAAATATAAAGGTGAAGATATCACAGGTATGCAACCACATTTGATTGCACAAAGGGGTGTTTTAAGAACATTTCAAAATATTAGATTATTCAAAGAGATGAGTGTAGCTGAAAATATTATGGCTGGATATCATACAAAATCAAAACAAAAATGGTATCACGCAATTATTCATACGCCAGCATATAAAAAAGATGAAACTGCCGCTTGGAAAAAAGTTGAAGAGTTAATGAAATTTTTTAACTTAAGTCATTTAGCTACTCATCCAACTGGAGATTTATCTTATGGTAATCAAAGAAAAGTTGAGATGGCAAGAGCACTTGCAGCTAATCCTGAACTTCTAATCCTAGATGAACCTGCAGCTGGACTCAATGAAAATGAAACAAAAGAGTTAACTGAGATTATTAGAGATATCAGTAAAATGGATATTGGTATTATGATGATTGAACACGATATGGAGATGGTTATGAACTTAACTGACTATATCACCGTAATTAACTTTGGTAAAGAGATTTCTCAAGGTGAACCAAATTTTGTCCAAGATGACCCAAGGGTTATTGAAGCTTATATTGGTTCAGATGATGAAGATGAGGAGCAGTAATGGTAAATAATGAAATTCTATTAGAAGTAAAAGATCTAGAAGTAAGTTACGGAGCTATTGCTGCAATTAAGGGAATCTCTCTTTATGTAAAAAAAGGTGAAGTTGTAACAATATTAGGTGCAAATGGTGCAGGTAAAACTACTACCCTTAGAACTATATCTGGGCTTTTAAAATCAAAATCAGGTCATATTGTTTTTGATAAAAATGATATCACCAAAACAGAAGCACACGATATTGTATCTTTAGGTATGTCACATTCTCCAGAAGGAAGAAGAGTTTTTGGAACATTAACAGTTGAAGAAAATCTTATGATGGGAGCTTATACACTTAAAGACCATGATAAAGAGACTTTAGAATGGATTTATGACATATTACCAAGATTAAAGGAGAGAAGAAAACAGTTAGCAGGAACATTATCAGGTGGTGAGCAACAAATGCTTGCAATTGGTAGAGCAATAATGAGTAAACCAAAACTATTGATTTTGGATGAACCTTCATTAGGCCTTGCTCCAATTTTAATTAAGGCAATTTTTAAAGCAGTAAAAGAGATTGCATTAAGTGGCGTGACAGTGTTATTAGTTGAACAAAATGCTAAAGCAGCCCTAAAGTTAGCTGATAGAGCATATGTTTTAGAAGTAGGAAAAATTACCCATGAGGGTACAGCTGAAGAGTTATTAAATTCAAAAACAATTCAAGAAGCTTATCTGGGGAAAAAACATTAATTAAAAAGAAGAAAAATATCAAGTAGCAAGAGGGGTTTTACTTGGCGGTACACCCCTCCTAAAGCACATTTAAAAGCGTGCGCTT is a window of Halarcobacter sp. DNA encoding:
- a CDS encoding ABC transporter ATP-binding protein codes for the protein MKYVLEIENVSKFFHGLVAIDDLTIKVKPGQIYGIIGPNGAGKTTLFNCVTGIYTPEEGKIKYKGEDITGMQPHLIAQRGVLRTFQNIRLFKEMSVAENIMAGYHTKSKQKWYHAIIHTPAYKKDETAAWKKVEELMKFFNLSHLATHPTGDLSYGNQRKVEMARALAANPELLILDEPAAGLNENETKELTEIIRDISKMDIGIMMIEHDMEMVMNLTDYITVINFGKEISQGEPNFVQDDPRVIEAYIGSDDEDEEQ
- a CDS encoding ABC transporter ATP-binding protein; amino-acid sequence: MVNNEILLEVKDLEVSYGAIAAIKGISLYVKKGEVVTILGANGAGKTTTLRTISGLLKSKSGHIVFDKNDITKTEAHDIVSLGMSHSPEGRRVFGTLTVEENLMMGAYTLKDHDKETLEWIYDILPRLKERRKQLAGTLSGGEQQMLAIGRAIMSKPKLLILDEPSLGLAPILIKAIFKAVKEIALSGVTVLLVEQNAKAALKLADRAYVLEVGKITHEGTAEELLNSKTIQEAYLGKKH